The following are encoded in a window of Geobacter metallireducens GS-15 genomic DNA:
- the rplU gene encoding 50S ribosomal protein L21, with protein sequence MYAVVRTGGKQYKVSEGDFLKVEKLEGAVGDTIELKDILMVGGETVKIGTPLVPSASVVGKIVEQGKDKKILVFKSKKRKDSKKLRGHRQPRTVLKIEKING encoded by the coding sequence ATGTACGCGGTAGTGAGAACCGGAGGGAAGCAGTACAAAGTTTCCGAAGGCGACTTTCTGAAAGTCGAGAAGCTTGAGGGAGCGGTGGGCGACACCATCGAACTCAAGGACATCCTGATGGTTGGCGGCGAAACGGTCAAGATCGGAACACCGTTAGTGCCCAGCGCCTCTGTGGTCGGCAAAATTGTCGAGCAGGGCAAGGACAAGAAGATCCTCGTCTTCAAGTCCAAGAAGCGCAAGGACAGCAAGAAGCTGCGCGGGCACCGTCAACCGAGAACCGTACTCAAGATCGAAAAGATCAACGGGTAA
- the gpmI gene encoding 2,3-bisphosphoglycerate-independent phosphoglycerate mutase: MTRPLMLMILDGWGINPSAEHNAVAQARTPNLDTLLATYPTTEIQTSGMAVGLPDGQMGNSEVGHLNIGAGRVVYQDLTRITKAIQDGDFFTNPVLLECIAKTKAAGGRLHLAGLLSDGGVHSHNTHLYALLELARRQGLTDVFIHAILDGRDTPPKSGADYLAQLEAEIARIGVGAIATVMGRYWAMDRDNRWERVERAYNAMVQGEGVQRASSAEAIEASYAADVTDEFVEPSVMVRDGAPVGQLRDGDGFIFLNFRSDRAREITRALALPDCEGFARQARPNLASYVCMTEYDATFGLPIAFGPEELKNILGDVLAHAGIRQLRIAETEKYAHVTFFFNGGVEEPFPLEERCLIPSPKDVATYDQKPEMSAYPVTDELLKRIDSDAYDVVIVNFANADMVGHTGILEAAARAVEAVDSCVGRIVAKVREKGGAVIITADHGNAEKMVDETGGPHTAHTSEPVHLVLVDDSRKGIRLRAGTLADIAPTMLEILGLSQPAEITGKSLIAQS; the protein is encoded by the coding sequence ATGACCCGCCCCCTCATGCTCATGATCCTCGACGGCTGGGGGATCAACCCCAGCGCCGAGCACAACGCCGTGGCCCAGGCCCGGACTCCGAACCTTGACACCCTCCTTGCCACCTACCCTACCACCGAAATCCAGACGTCGGGTATGGCGGTGGGACTTCCCGATGGCCAGATGGGGAACTCGGAGGTTGGACACCTGAACATCGGCGCCGGGCGGGTTGTCTACCAGGATCTCACCCGCATCACCAAGGCGATCCAGGACGGCGACTTCTTCACCAACCCGGTGCTCCTGGAGTGCATTGCAAAAACCAAGGCTGCCGGCGGACGGCTCCACCTGGCAGGGCTTCTCTCCGACGGGGGGGTCCACTCCCACAACACCCACCTCTACGCCCTGCTGGAGCTGGCCAGGCGCCAGGGGCTCACGGATGTGTTCATTCATGCCATTCTCGACGGCCGCGACACCCCGCCCAAGAGCGGCGCCGACTACCTGGCCCAACTGGAAGCGGAAATCGCCCGCATCGGCGTCGGCGCCATCGCTACGGTCATGGGGCGATACTGGGCCATGGACCGGGACAACCGCTGGGAGCGGGTGGAGCGGGCTTACAACGCCATGGTCCAGGGCGAAGGGGTCCAGCGGGCAAGTTCAGCCGAAGCCATCGAGGCGAGCTACGCCGCCGACGTGACCGACGAATTTGTGGAGCCTTCCGTGATGGTCCGCGACGGCGCGCCGGTGGGGCAGCTGCGGGACGGGGACGGCTTCATCTTCCTCAACTTCCGCTCCGACCGGGCACGGGAGATCACCAGGGCTCTGGCCCTCCCCGACTGCGAGGGCTTTGCGCGGCAGGCGCGGCCGAACCTCGCCTCCTACGTCTGCATGACCGAGTACGACGCCACCTTCGGCCTCCCGATCGCCTTTGGCCCCGAGGAGCTCAAGAACATTCTCGGCGACGTCCTTGCCCATGCCGGAATTCGGCAGCTGCGGATCGCCGAAACCGAGAAGTACGCCCACGTCACCTTCTTCTTCAACGGCGGCGTCGAGGAGCCGTTCCCCCTTGAGGAGCGCTGCCTCATCCCCTCCCCCAAGGACGTGGCCACCTACGACCAGAAACCGGAGATGAGCGCCTACCCCGTCACCGACGAGCTCCTGAAGCGAATCGACAGCGATGCCTACGACGTGGTCATCGTCAATTTCGCCAATGCCGACATGGTGGGGCATACCGGGATCCTGGAAGCAGCCGCCAGGGCCGTGGAAGCGGTGGACAGCTGCGTGGGGCGCATCGTGGCAAAGGTGCGGGAGAAAGGAGGCGCCGTCATCATCACCGCCGACCATGGCAACGCCGAGAAGATGGTGGACGAGACCGGAGGCCCCCACACCGCCCATACGAGCGAGCCGGTCCACCTGGTGCTCGTGGATGACAGCCGCAAAGGGATTCGGCTTCGTGCCGGCACCCTGGCCGACATCGCCCCCACCATGTTGGAGATTCTGGGCCTTTCCCAGCCGGCGGAGATAACGGGAAAGAGCCTCATCGCCCAATCATGA
- the nadD gene encoding nicotinate-nucleotide adenylyltransferase, which yields MRTGILGGTFNPIHHAHLRIAEEVRDAFALDQVIFIPAASPPHKPMEGEIPFEVRCEMVRLATADNPSFAVSDLEGRRTGKSYSIDTLRELRRERPGDEFFFIIGSDSFLDFGSWHEYEAIFSSCNIVAVERPGAVIRDLAAAIPVAVAPQFCYHAAEKRLAHRSGYSVYYLAGIPLDISSSAIRRLARLGRSIRYLVPEPVAHYITEQRIYTHDR from the coding sequence ATGAGAACGGGGATTCTCGGCGGCACCTTCAACCCGATCCACCACGCCCACCTCCGCATTGCGGAGGAGGTCCGGGACGCGTTCGCCCTGGACCAGGTCATCTTCATCCCCGCGGCTTCCCCTCCCCACAAACCCATGGAGGGAGAGATCCCATTCGAGGTCCGCTGCGAGATGGTCCGCCTTGCCACGGCGGACAACCCCTCCTTCGCCGTCTCCGACTTGGAAGGAAGGCGGACGGGAAAATCCTACTCCATCGACACCCTGCGGGAGTTGCGGCGGGAGCGCCCCGGGGACGAGTTCTTCTTCATCATCGGCAGCGACTCCTTCCTGGACTTCGGCTCCTGGCACGAGTACGAAGCCATCTTCTCTTCGTGCAACATCGTGGCGGTGGAGCGCCCCGGCGCCGTTATCCGCGACCTGGCGGCGGCCATCCCCGTTGCGGTGGCGCCGCAGTTTTGCTATCATGCCGCCGAAAAACGCCTCGCCCACCGCTCGGGATACTCGGTCTACTACCTGGCCGGCATCCCCCTGGACATCTCATCAAGCGCCATCCGCAGACTCGCCCGTCTGGGCCGTTCCATCAGGTACCTGGTGCCGGAGCCGGTCGCGCATTACATCACGGAACAAAGGATTTACACCCATGACCGATAA
- the rpmA gene encoding 50S ribosomal protein L27 produces MAHKKGVGSTRNGRDSESKRLGCKKYGGENVKAGNIIYRQRGTQIHPGTNVGCGKDYTLFALIDGVVKFERLGRDRKKVSVYPAS; encoded by the coding sequence ATGGCACACAAGAAAGGCGTCGGTTCCACACGGAACGGGCGCGATTCCGAATCAAAACGACTCGGCTGCAAGAAGTACGGCGGCGAGAACGTCAAGGCGGGGAACATCATCTACCGCCAGCGCGGCACCCAGATCCACCCCGGCACCAACGTGGGGTGCGGCAAGGACTACACCCTCTTCGCCCTCATCGACGGCGTGGTGAAGTTCGAGCGACTGGGCCGCGACCGGAAGAAGGTCTCCGTCTACCCGGCCAGCTAA
- the proB gene encoding glutamate 5-kinase, with product MRTAILKKVKRIVIKIGSRVLTGDENGLNHAFIARLAAETASLRQQGRQVIVVSSGAVAAGRRELGIEGRPKSIPQKQAAAAIGQSRLMRAYEEDFGRFGHKVAQILLTRDDLANRRRFLNARATLDTLLDFGVIPVINENDTVVVDEIKFGDNDNLSALVTNLAEAHLLVILTDIDGFYDSDPRANPDARLIHLVKSITRETERAAGDSGSSVGTGGMVTKLAAAKKAGQFGVPTLMLNGTVPGILTKAFAGREVGTLFLPARESLNRRKHWIAHTLRPSGRVIVDDGARTVLSRQGKSLLPSGVIRVEGEFDRGACVRVCGADGAEIARGVVDYSHAEIERILGHRSGEIEAILGYKYGDEIIHRDNLVVL from the coding sequence ATGCGCACAGCCATCCTCAAAAAGGTCAAACGGATCGTCATCAAGATCGGGAGCCGTGTCCTCACCGGCGACGAGAACGGCCTCAACCACGCCTTCATCGCCCGGCTTGCCGCCGAGACCGCATCGTTGCGACAGCAGGGGCGCCAGGTCATCGTCGTTTCATCGGGTGCCGTGGCTGCCGGCAGGCGCGAACTCGGCATCGAGGGACGGCCCAAGAGCATTCCCCAGAAGCAGGCCGCTGCCGCCATCGGCCAGTCACGCCTCATGCGGGCCTACGAAGAGGACTTCGGCCGCTTCGGCCACAAGGTGGCACAGATACTCCTCACCCGGGACGATCTCGCCAACCGCCGCCGTTTCCTGAACGCCCGGGCAACCCTTGACACGCTCCTGGACTTCGGCGTCATTCCCGTCATCAACGAGAACGACACCGTGGTGGTGGACGAGATCAAGTTCGGCGACAACGACAACCTGTCGGCCCTGGTGACCAACCTGGCCGAGGCCCACCTCCTGGTGATCCTGACCGACATCGACGGCTTCTACGACTCCGACCCCCGGGCGAACCCCGATGCCAGGCTGATCCACCTGGTGAAGAGCATCACCCGCGAAACGGAGCGGGCCGCCGGCGACAGCGGCTCCAGCGTGGGCACCGGCGGCATGGTGACGAAGCTGGCCGCAGCCAAGAAGGCGGGGCAGTTCGGCGTCCCGACCCTCATGCTCAACGGCACGGTGCCGGGCATTCTCACCAAGGCCTTTGCCGGCCGGGAGGTGGGAACCCTCTTCCTTCCCGCCCGGGAGAGCCTCAACCGCCGCAAGCACTGGATCGCCCACACCCTGCGCCCCAGCGGCCGAGTCATCGTGGACGACGGAGCCCGGACGGTCCTCTCCCGTCAGGGGAAAAGTCTCCTCCCCTCGGGGGTAATCCGAGTGGAGGGAGAGTTCGACCGAGGGGCCTGTGTCCGGGTTTGCGGGGCCGACGGCGCCGAAATCGCCCGGGGGGTGGTGGACTACTCCCACGCCGAAATCGAGCGGATCCTCGGCCACCGGAGCGGCGAGATCGAGGCGATCCTCGGCTACAAGTACGGAGACGAGATCATCCACCGGGACAACCTGGTGGTGCTATAA
- the purT gene encoding formate-dependent phosphoribosylglycinamide formyltransferase: MIGTPLKKSATRVMLLGSGELGKEVVLEAQRLGVEVIAVDRYADAPAMQVAHRAHVVNMLDRVELGRIVARERPHLIVPEIEAIDTPYLLELEQEGYTVIPTARAANLTMNREGIRRLAAEELGLPTAAYRFAASIESFRAAVKDIGLPCVVKPIMSSSGKGQSVVKSMEEIDGAWTYAMEGGRGASDTVIVEEFIPFDYEITLLTVRHAGGTTFCPPIGHVQIKGDYHESWQPMAMTPAALAESQRQAKAVTDALGGSGIFGVELFIKGDRVWFSEVSPRPHDTGMVTMISQNLSEFELHVRAILGLPVPEVANLAPAASHVVLASEAAEEVTFSGLDAALSVPETKLRLFGKPDTRPGRRMGVALSFGADTDEARNRAEQAAHAVKIVTL, encoded by the coding sequence ATGATTGGAACCCCTCTCAAGAAAAGCGCCACGCGCGTCATGCTCCTCGGCTCCGGCGAGCTCGGGAAAGAGGTTGTGCTCGAAGCCCAGCGGCTCGGCGTCGAGGTAATCGCCGTCGACCGCTACGCCGATGCGCCCGCCATGCAGGTGGCCCACCGCGCCCATGTCGTCAACATGCTCGACCGGGTCGAACTCGGCCGGATCGTGGCCCGGGAACGGCCCCACCTTATCGTCCCGGAAATCGAGGCGATCGACACCCCCTACCTCCTGGAACTGGAGCAGGAGGGGTACACCGTGATCCCCACGGCCCGGGCCGCCAACCTGACCATGAACCGGGAAGGCATCCGGCGCCTGGCGGCGGAAGAGCTGGGCCTGCCAACGGCTGCCTATCGCTTTGCCGCGAGTATCGAATCGTTCCGGGCGGCGGTGAAGGATATCGGCCTTCCCTGCGTGGTGAAACCAATCATGAGTTCCTCCGGCAAGGGACAAAGCGTTGTAAAGAGTATGGAAGAAATCGACGGCGCCTGGACCTACGCCATGGAAGGGGGCCGGGGGGCCTCCGATACCGTAATCGTTGAGGAATTCATTCCCTTTGACTACGAGATCACGCTCCTGACCGTGCGCCACGCCGGGGGCACCACCTTCTGCCCTCCCATTGGCCACGTGCAGATCAAGGGGGACTACCACGAGTCATGGCAGCCCATGGCCATGACGCCGGCCGCCCTGGCGGAATCCCAGCGCCAGGCCAAAGCAGTGACCGACGCTCTCGGCGGCTCCGGGATCTTCGGGGTGGAACTCTTCATCAAGGGAGATCGGGTCTGGTTCAGCGAGGTTTCACCCCGCCCCCACGACACCGGCATGGTCACGATGATCTCCCAGAACCTCTCCGAGTTCGAGCTTCACGTCCGGGCAATCCTTGGCCTTCCCGTTCCGGAGGTGGCAAACCTGGCCCCGGCGGCCTCCCATGTCGTCCTGGCCTCGGAAGCAGCCGAGGAGGTCACCTTCTCCGGCCTGGACGCCGCCCTCTCTGTCCCGGAAACGAAGCTGCGCCTCTTTGGAAAACCCGACACCCGGCCGGGACGACGGATGGGGGTCGCACTCTCCTTCGGCGCCGACACCGACGAGGCGAGAAACCGGGCCGAGCAGGCAGCCCATGCAGTGAAGATCGTCACCCTCTGA
- a CDS encoding Rieske (2Fe-2S) protein → MDFAAKVSDVPDWGKKIVTVKGQEILLVKTKGNIYACETECPHQGAPLSGALVKEEGHISCQRHGYRFSLKTGACKEFPEYTLKVYPVEVAGDDVLVGLE, encoded by the coding sequence ATGGATTTCGCGGCCAAAGTTTCCGATGTACCCGACTGGGGAAAGAAAATTGTCACCGTCAAGGGCCAGGAGATCCTCCTCGTCAAGACCAAGGGAAACATCTACGCCTGCGAGACCGAGTGCCCCCACCAGGGAGCCCCTCTATCCGGCGCCCTGGTCAAGGAGGAAGGGCATATCTCCTGCCAGCGCCACGGCTATCGGTTCAGCCTGAAGACCGGGGCCTGCAAGGAGTTTCCCGAGTACACCCTCAAGGTCTATCCGGTGGAGGTGGCAGGTGACGATGTGCTGGTGGGACTGGAATAA
- a CDS encoding glutamate-5-semialdehyde dehydrogenase, with protein sequence MTIAEQIRTIAADARQAAIAMAKLPTTAKNDLLMAMAMALISNTPHLIDENRKDLEAGEKKGLSSAMLDRLMLDEARIKAMADGLREVAGLPDPVGEVTRMWKRPNNLMVGKMRIPLGVIGIIYEARPNVTADAAALCLKAGNSVILRGGSEAIHSNLAIARILGEEMERAGIPKAALSVIPFPEREGVLEMLKQEEFIDLIIPRGGESLIRFVVEHSKIPVIKHYKGVCHVFVDASADFDMAERIVVNAKVQRPGVCNALETLLIHKDVAEAFIPRIAATLTDLKVELRGDDCVRQFAPQAKKATEEDWQAEYLELILAVRVVDGLNEAIDHINAYGSLHTEAIVTRDYHNSQRFIREVNSSTVLVNASTRFADGNQLGLGAEIGISTTKLHSFGPMGLEDLTTTKFIVYGDGQVRQ encoded by the coding sequence GTGACCATCGCTGAACAGATCCGCACCATCGCCGCCGACGCCCGCCAGGCCGCCATCGCCATGGCGAAGCTCCCCACCACGGCCAAGAACGACCTCCTCATGGCCATGGCCATGGCCCTCATCAGCAACACCCCGCACCTGATCGACGAGAACCGCAAGGACCTTGAGGCCGGGGAGAAGAAGGGGCTTTCCAGCGCCATGCTCGACCGCCTCATGCTGGATGAGGCACGCATCAAGGCCATGGCCGACGGCCTGCGGGAGGTGGCGGGACTCCCCGATCCCGTGGGGGAAGTGACGCGGATGTGGAAACGCCCCAACAACCTCATGGTGGGGAAGATGCGGATTCCGCTGGGGGTCATCGGCATCATCTACGAGGCGCGCCCTAACGTGACGGCCGACGCCGCAGCCCTCTGTCTCAAGGCGGGGAACAGCGTGATTCTGCGGGGGGGCTCCGAGGCCATCCACTCCAACCTCGCCATCGCCCGCATCCTGGGGGAGGAGATGGAGCGGGCCGGCATCCCGAAGGCGGCCCTGTCGGTCATCCCGTTCCCGGAGCGCGAGGGGGTCCTGGAGATGCTCAAGCAGGAGGAGTTCATCGACCTCATCATCCCGAGGGGGGGCGAGAGCCTGATCCGCTTCGTGGTGGAGCATTCGAAGATCCCGGTCATCAAGCACTACAAGGGGGTTTGCCACGTTTTTGTGGATGCGTCGGCTGATTTCGACATGGCCGAGCGGATCGTGGTGAACGCCAAGGTCCAGCGCCCCGGAGTCTGCAACGCCTTGGAGACGCTCCTTATCCACAAGGATGTGGCCGAGGCCTTCATCCCCCGCATCGCCGCAACCCTGACCGACCTCAAGGTGGAGCTGCGGGGCGATGACTGCGTCCGCCAGTTCGCCCCCCAGGCGAAGAAGGCCACGGAAGAGGACTGGCAGGCCGAGTACCTGGAGCTGATCCTGGCCGTCCGGGTGGTGGACGGCCTGAACGAAGCCATCGACCACATCAATGCCTACGGCTCCCTCCACACCGAGGCCATCGTCACCCGGGACTACCACAATTCCCAGCGCTTCATCCGGGAGGTGAACTCCAGCACGGTCCTCGTGAATGCCTCCACCCGCTTCGCCGACGGGAACCAGCTGGGGCTCGGCGCGGAGATCGGCATCTCCACCACCAAGCTCCATTCCTTCGGCCCCATGGGACTTGAGGATCTGACGACCACCAAGTTCATCGTCTACGGCGACGGCCAGGTAAGGCAGTGA
- the obgE gene encoding GTPase ObgE, giving the protein MQFIDEVKIHVQSGHGGAGCVSFRREKFIPFGGPDGGDGGKGGDVIFTVDPNLSTLMDLRYRPHLKAGRGKNGMGKDRHGANGDDLTIPVPPGTIVKDAETGEILADLTEPGQTVVLLKGGRGGQGNARFTTSTNRAPKFAQPGEDEEERWLRLELKLMADVGLLGFPNVGKSSFITKVSAARPKIADYPFTTIKPNLGVVSYKNYRSFVVADIPGIIEGASEGAGLGHRFLKHVERTNILLHLIDLSWIPDRDPIREYETLNRELALFSPELAGKEQIAVINKIDLPVVRENLPSVIDWFKERGIAVFPISAATGEGIPTLLDEIARHLWGQAEEEW; this is encoded by the coding sequence ATGCAGTTTATCGATGAAGTAAAAATCCACGTACAGTCGGGGCACGGCGGCGCTGGGTGCGTCTCCTTCCGCCGGGAGAAGTTCATCCCCTTTGGCGGCCCCGACGGCGGAGACGGCGGCAAGGGTGGCGACGTGATCTTCACCGTCGACCCGAACCTCTCCACGCTCATGGACCTCCGCTACCGCCCCCACCTGAAGGCGGGGCGGGGGAAAAACGGCATGGGGAAGGACCGCCACGGCGCCAACGGCGATGACCTCACCATCCCTGTCCCCCCCGGGACCATCGTGAAAGACGCGGAGACCGGGGAAATCCTTGCGGACCTGACCGAGCCGGGACAGACCGTAGTCCTCCTCAAGGGGGGGCGCGGTGGCCAGGGGAACGCCCGCTTCACCACCTCCACCAACCGCGCACCCAAGTTCGCCCAGCCGGGTGAGGACGAGGAGGAGCGTTGGCTGCGGCTGGAGTTGAAGCTCATGGCCGATGTGGGACTCCTGGGATTCCCCAACGTGGGGAAGTCGTCGTTCATCACCAAGGTTTCCGCGGCCCGGCCCAAGATCGCCGACTACCCCTTCACGACCATCAAGCCGAATCTGGGGGTAGTTTCCTACAAGAACTACCGTTCCTTCGTCGTGGCCGACATCCCCGGCATCATCGAGGGGGCGTCCGAGGGGGCGGGACTGGGGCACCGGTTCCTCAAGCACGTGGAGCGGACCAACATTCTCCTTCACCTCATCGATCTCTCCTGGATCCCCGATCGAGACCCGATCCGGGAGTACGAGACCCTCAACCGGGAACTGGCCCTCTTCAGCCCCGAGCTGGCCGGCAAGGAACAGATCGCCGTCATCAACAAGATCGACCTCCCGGTGGTTCGCGAGAACCTCCCATCGGTCATCGACTGGTTCAAGGAGCGGGGGATTGCGGTGTTTCCCATCTCCGCCGCCACCGGCGAGGGAATCCCGACCCTCCTCGACGAAATCGCCCGGCATCTCTGGGGCCAGGCCGAGGAAGAGTGGTAG
- a CDS encoding 23S rRNA (pseudouridine(1915)-N(3))-methyltransferase RlmH has product MKLKILWVGKTQEEWLRRGIDEYTGRIRRYTPLEIAEAREEKGAAAEAMRTRECERLEKLVPKNARLVLLDERGDQLTSPELAAFMGKCRDSAVPEMVFAIGGAYGFADSFRARADRVLALSRLTFTHQMVRVILLEQIYRAHTILNGEPYHHS; this is encoded by the coding sequence GTGAAGCTGAAGATCCTCTGGGTCGGCAAGACCCAGGAGGAGTGGCTGCGGCGCGGCATCGACGAGTACACGGGCCGGATCAGGCGCTACACCCCCCTGGAAATCGCCGAGGCCCGTGAGGAGAAGGGAGCCGCCGCCGAGGCCATGAGAACCCGGGAGTGCGAGCGGCTGGAGAAACTGGTGCCGAAGAACGCCCGCCTCGTCCTGCTGGATGAGCGGGGCGACCAGCTGACATCCCCGGAACTGGCGGCCTTCATGGGCAAGTGCCGGGACAGCGCCGTGCCTGAGATGGTTTTCGCCATTGGCGGCGCCTACGGCTTTGCCGACAGTTTCCGGGCCCGGGCCGACAGAGTACTCGCCCTCTCCCGTCTCACCTTTACCCACCAGATGGTGCGGGTCATCCTCCTCGAACAGATCTACCGAGCCCATACCATCCTCAACGGCGAACCGTATCATCACTCATGA
- the rsfS gene encoding ribosome silencing factor: protein MTDKPTLAPLERALECARLALDKKALDVKILKIGRLSSIADYLVLASGRSDRQVQAIADSVKKGLKKYGKALDVEGLKEGNWVVIDYGDVLVHVFQEEVRRYYNLDELWSSAPTSEIPDAWLWEGKEGIPT, encoded by the coding sequence ATGACCGATAAACCGACCCTCGCCCCCCTTGAGCGGGCCCTTGAATGCGCCCGCCTCGCCCTCGACAAGAAGGCCCTCGACGTGAAGATCCTGAAGATCGGCCGTCTTTCGTCCATCGCCGATTATCTGGTGCTCGCCTCGGGCCGCTCCGACAGACAGGTCCAGGCCATCGCCGATTCGGTGAAGAAGGGGCTCAAGAAGTACGGCAAGGCCCTCGACGTGGAAGGGCTGAAGGAAGGTAACTGGGTCGTCATCGACTACGGTGACGTCCTCGTCCATGTCTTCCAGGAGGAGGTACGCCGCTACTACAACCTGGACGAACTCTGGTCATCGGCCCCGACGTCGGAGATTCCCGACGCGTGGCTCTGGGAAGGGAAAGAAGGTATCCCCACGTGA